The nucleotide window GTCCTGAAAAGGATagaaagaaaacaacaaataataaaaCACACAATTACCTAATGCATGTTGAATATGATGATCAAAGTATTAAGGAGCGTAACAAGAAAACTTGACTACTTGACAATAGTCACTAACATCAGTGGTACAAAACGAGTTGGAACAAAAAAAGCCATATGAGGGGCTAATGCCCATCATAGTTAGTAGTATACGGAACGGGTATAGTACGTGAATACACGAACGTGTATTTTTGTGCAGCTAAAGTCAATTGCAACTGAAAGCTAGTACGGGTATTGGGACAAGGACAGAATACGCATACCAGCCTCCAAGGATTGAGCAGCAGCCGTTGTCATCATCTACTTGGCGTGAAGGAGGTGGGGTTGGGGGAGCTGGAGGGTCATCATCATCTTGGCAGGAAGGAGGTAAGGGTGGAGAAATTCTTTCCTCCGGAACCTGGAGGCAGTGGGCCATGGAGTGGTGTGAGGGCGGGTTGGGATCATTACATGGGCTAGTGGTGGGTCTCAAAACAAGAGGTGGTGGGTCATGTGGGGGGTTTTGTGTCTTAGGTTCGCACCGGCTCGTGGTCTGGATGCCAGACCTAAGAATCTCTCGTAAGGGTGGTCTTGGAGGAGCTGGAGGACAAATGTAACCCTGATAGCCAGGTGGTGAAGGGACATCACTAACAATGCTGGTTGTCGAATTACAAACAGAAATTTCAGAACTCGCATGTTTGAGAGAGAATTTGGAGGTGTAACATTCCTTGTTTGTTAGAGGAAACGTTTTGTTGCTCTGGATGCCGCCACCTCTCTTATTGTGGTAGCCAGGGTAGTCCGATTTGTCGAACCACACTTTCTCTTTCAAAAACAGGCCTGCTTTCTCAGCAAGCTCCTTCAACTTCCATTGATCATACGGGTAGTCTACCCTGTGTGAAACATGAATTTCACCACCTTTGCTGAGCATCCCGCGGGCGCTTTTGAAAAAC belongs to Malus sylvestris chromosome 17, drMalSylv7.2, whole genome shotgun sequence and includes:
- the LOC126611775 gene encoding uncharacterized protein At4g26485-like yields the protein MGKKQRWIGHYSSSHKILLVGEGDFSFSACLARAFRSAANMVATTLESEDTILTEHFSSEAHLEELERRGCLVLYEVNVYVMDRHPTLKSMKFDVIIFNFPHAGHYHRLIETDEELIDFNGARLHRHLLKAFFKSARGMLSKGGEIHVSHRVDYPYDQWKLKELAEKAGLFLKEKVWFDKSDYPGYHNKRGGGIQSNKTFPLTNKECYTSKFSLKHASSEISVCNSTTSIVSDVPSPPGYQGYICPPAPPRPPLREILRSGIQTTSRCEPKTQNPPHDPPPLVLRPTTSPCNDPNPPSHHSMAHCLQVPEERISPPLPPSCQDDDDPPAPPTPPPSRQVDDDNGCCSILGGWYAYSVLVPIPVLAFSCN